Part of the Halopenitus persicus genome is shown below.
CGATATCGATCAGGTTGAACCACGCGGGCGCGATCCCGGCGATCACGATCCGGCGCGCGTCCTCGCGGCCGAGTCGCTCCACGAGTTCGACCACTGCGGCCGTCGCGTCCGTGCCGCCGACGGTGCACGTGCCGCCGACGAGGTCGTCCACGCGCCCGTTCGTCCGGACGAGCGCGCCGGCAACCCAGCTCCGATCGTCCCCGTCGGAGAAGGCGATCCCCAGCGACCGGCTGCCTGGCTTCACGGGCTCCCGCTACTCGCCCTGGCTTTTGATGTCCTGGAGTCGGTCCAACAGCTCGTCGCTGGAGGCGCCGATCTCGTATTCCACCCGTCCCTGGTGGTCGTTCTCGGCGGTGCGAACCCCGTCGTCGTCGAAGTCGGCGTCCAGGTCCTGGTTCTCCTGTTCGGACTCGTCGTAGCTTCCGAAACCCATACACGTTGACGTTAGCGATCGACCGGCAAAAAACCACTGCCGCGATCGCCGATCCGCCCCGAAACCACCGCCGCGATCGCCGATCCGCTCCGGATTGAACGGGCGAGCGTCAGTTTCCGGCGCTGATCGAGAAGAACTCGAAGTCGGCCGACCGGTCGTCGAACCGGTCGAGCAGGAACGGCTCACGCGGGAACGGCGGTTCGCTCCCCTCGAGGAGACAGCGGATGAGCGTCGCGGCGACCGGCGAGGTCATGATCCCGCGACCGTGGAAGCCGCTCGCGACGATCAGGCCGTCGGGGGCGTCGTCGGGCGCGTCGATGATCGGCCGCGTGTCGGGCGTCGCGCCGTCGACCCCGGCCCAGCCGTCGACGAGTCGCATCGGCCCGGGGGAATCGACGAACCGCGGCACGAGGGCGGCGACGTGGTCGCGGAACGCCTCGTCGGCGGACCGGCTCGCGCCGTCGGGGTCGTCCTCGGCGAACGACCAGCCGCCGACGAGCAGATCGCCGTTCGCCTCCGGCCGGAAGTAGACGTGCTCGCCGGGGATCCACCCCATCGGGAACGACGACGGGAGGTCCTCGGGCGGCCGCAGGACGAGACACTGCGTCCGGTAGGGCCGGATCGGGAGCTGGAGGTGATCGGCGAGCAGGTCCCGCGTCCGCCACCCCGCCGCCGCGACGACGTGGTCGCACTCGATGGTCCCGTGGTCGTCGGTCCCGACGCCGACGATCGCTGCGTCCCCGGTCCCCGCCGCGCCGTCGACCACGAGCCCGTTCACGGTCACGTCGGTCTCGAACCGCGCGCCCGCCTCGGTCGCCTCGGACTGGACCGTGGTCGCCAGCGTGTACGGATCCACGTGGCCGGTGCCACCGTATCGGGCGACCCCGACGAACTCGTCCATGTCGATCCCCGGCCATCGGTCCCGGGCGTCCGCGGCCTCGAGGAAGGCCACGTCGACGCCGTTCCCGCGCTGTCGCTCGACGCGGGCACGGACGGTCTCCTCGCGCTCGGGCGTCACCAGCTCCACGCTCGGGATCTCGGCGAACTCGAAGGCGCCGGTTCCGTCGTAGGCCCGGAAGAAGTCGAGCCCGTGGGTCGCGATCGACGGGTAGTCCGGATAGGAGGGGACCATCGTGATCTCGCCGGCCGCCCGCGCGGTCGCGCCCTGGGCGATCCCGTCCCGTTCGAGGACGAGCACGCGATGCGTGTCCGCGAGCTCCCGGGCGACCATACAGCCGATGATGCCGCCGCCGATGACGACGACGCGGGGCTCGTCGCTTTCCGTGCCGTCCTCGCTTTCCGCTCCGTCGCCGTCGAACCCGATCGACGCGTTCGTCCCGTCGCGTTCGGCTCCCATCGTTAGTGCGCCCCCGTCGTTCGCGTCATCGTTCGTCCTCGTGCGTCATCGTTAGTACTCGTGATCGACCGCGCGGAAGGCGTCCTCGGCGACCTCGAGCGCGTCGTCGATCTGCTCGTCGGTGTGGCTGTAGGTGGTGAAGAACCGCTCGCCCTGCATCGGGTTCCCGAAGAGGACGCCGTCGGCGGCCGCCTCGAGCCACCAGTCGGCGAACCGGTCCTCGTTCGCGTGCCAGGTGTCGCGGTAGGACGCGATCTCGTGGTCGGTCATGTACACCTGTCCCATCGACCCGATGTGCTGGACGTTCACCGGCAGGCCGACGTCGTCGGCCACCTCCTGGAGCCCGGTGAACAGCCGGTCGCCGAGCCGGTCGATGTGTTCGTAGACGTCACGGCCATCCAGGATCTCGAGCGTCTTGAGCCCCGCCGCGGCCGCGACGGGATGCCCGTTGTACGTGCCGCCGTGGAACGCCGAGGAGTTCCACTTCGAGGCCTCCTCCTTGCGTGGCGGAATGATCTCCTCCATGATGTCGGCGCGACCCCCGAACCCGGCGACCTGGTAGCCGCCGCCCGCGGCCTTCGCGAACGTCGTCATGTCCGGCGTGATCCCGAACCGTCCCTGTGCGGAACCCGGACCGAGCCGGAAGCCGGTCATCACCTCGTCCCAGATCAGGACGATGCCGAGCTCCTCGGTGAGGTCCCGGAGGAACTCGTGGTAGCCGTCACGGGGCTTCAGACAGCCACACGAGAACATCACCGGTTCGATGATCACGGCGGCCATGTCGTCGGCGTGCTTGCGCAGGATCCGCTCGGTCGCCTCCTTGTCGTTGAACGGGATGGCGACCATCATTTCGCTGACCGCGTCCGGGATCCCGGTCCCGTAGGGGACGGTGTTCGGCTCCTCGGCCGGCCCGAGCGCCTCCTCGCTGGCGTAGACGCTCTGGAGCGCGTAGTCGTGTGCGCCCGCGTATCCGCCCTCCGGCTTCGCGACCTTCTCCTTGCCCGTGTACGAGCGGGCGACGCGCATCGCGTGCATCGTCGCCTCGGTGCCGCTGTTGGCCATCCGGACGCGCTCGATCGACGGGGTCATCTCCGTCACCTTCTCCATGAACTCGATCGCGACGGGCTGTGGCGTCGCGGTCAGGTCGCTCGCGTCGACCTGCCGTTTCACCGCCTCACGGACCTCCGGATGGCCGTGGCCGAGGATGATCGGGCCGAGCGCGAGCAGGAAGTCGAGGTACTCGTTCCCGTCCATGTCCGTGACGTAGGAGCCGTCCGTTTCCTCGACGTAGAACGGGTACGGGTCGAACGACCGGACGTTCGACTCGACGCCCAGCGGCGTTACCGACGACGCGCGCTCGTGAAACGACCGGCTGTTCGAGGTCCGTTCGCGTAACCGCTTCGCGTGATCGTGCTCGTTGTCTCCGAGACTCATTGTCACCACCGATGGCAGGAGATGAAATAAATCTTTGCCAAAATTGTCCTATATCCGAAATTCGTACGGAAATAAATGCGACAAAACGTTAACAGTTCGAAACCCCCGGTCAAAACCGCTCGAACGAACCCCGATCGGGCGGCTCACTCCCCGATCGGGGTTCGTTCGAGCGGCAGGACGAGCCCCTTCGGGCCGCCCCCGGCCTTCCGGATCTCCTGCATCGTCAGCTCGATGACCTCGAATCCGCGTGCCTCGAGGGCCCTCCGCACCTCGTGGTTGCCCGAGGAGATCACGATCGTTCCCGGCTCGATGACGATCGTGCTCGTTGCCCGGTTCCGCTGTTCGCGCATCGGGACGGGGATCGTGTCGATCCCGCGGTCGTGGAGCGTGTCGAGGAACTCCGGCGGGACGGCCTCGGAGTAGACGAGCGCCAGATCCGGCGCGACCATGCTGAACACCAGCGCCAAATGCGTCTGTCCGGTGCTTTCGGTGCTGCCGAAGATCGGAACCTCGATGACGTCGATCCCGAACGTCTCGAGCACCGTCCGGACCTGCCGGATCCCGGCCGCGTTCGTCGTTCGTGATCGACCGATAGCGACGGTCTCCTCGTCGATCCACACCATGTTTCCGGCCTCGAATCCCCCGTCGCCGTGGACGCTGTGGTAGATCGGCGCCCCGAGCTCGATCACCCGTTCGCTGAGCCGCCGTTCCTCGCCGTGGCGCGTCTCCTCGACCATCTTGCCGACCACGATCCCGCCCCCGATCGCGAAGCCGACGTCCCGGACGAACAGCGACTCCGCGAGGTGGTCGAACGCCTCCGTCAGGTGATGGATCTCGACGCCGTGATCCTCGAGGACCTCGACGAGCGCTCGGTGTTCCTTGGCGGCTCGCTCCTGGCGTGGCAGGCCGTCCCAGTTCCACGCGTCAGGGTCGACGACGGTGTTGAACTCCGCGCCGGGTTCGTGGACGAGCACGCGTTCGAGCCGGCCGTACTCCGAGCGCACCGACGGTTCCAGATCCCAGACGTCGCTCATTCGTGATCGTTGACCCGGAGGGTGTGTTCCTCCTTCACGCTGCGTAACGCGACGTCGGTCGACGTGTCCTCGACGCCGTCGTACTGGCCGATCTTCCGGAGGAGTTCGGTGAGCTCCTTCCGGTCGGCGACCCGGACCTTCAAGAGGAGGTCGGCGTCCCCGGTCAGCTCGTGGATCTCCTGAATGGCCGTGACCTCGACGAGCCGCTCGGCGACCTCCGAGGAGCGGCCGGCGATCGTGTTCACCCGCACGAACCCGACCTCGTTGCGGCCGAGCAGGTCGGGATCCAGCACTGCGCGGTACTCGCGGATGTATCCCTCCTCCTCCAGCGCGTTCGTTCGTTCGTGGATCGTCGCCGTCCCCATATCGAGCCGTCTGGCGATCTCCGAGAGCGCAGCGCGGCCGTCAGCCTGCAGGATGGCGAGGATCTTTCGATCGACCTCGTCGAGGTCCATATGGACCGGTGCAGTCGCGTCCCCCCTAGGTGTTTTGTTTGACGCCACGGTATCCGTTCGGATCAATGACCCCTGGGAACATAATATTTCCTTAAATGGGGTCATCGTCGTAGATCTATCTGATATACTCGTTGTATACAAAAGGTATTTCACACACTATCCGGTATACCCCACGAGACAATGGGACGTGATACCACTCGGAAGGCGTCGGGAGTCGACGTCACCCACGATCAGGAGGGGGTGCTGACGATGAGCGACCGGATTGCCGTGATGCACGACGGGCGAATCGAACGGCTCGGCACGGCGACGGAGATCTACGAGGAGCCGGCGACGGAGTTCGTCGCCGACTTCATCGGCGAAACGAACCAGATCCGCGGCACGTACGGCGAGACCGTCCGCCTCGGTTGGGCGGCCGACAACTGCGTCGTCCTCTCCGAGTGAGACCGCGACCCTCCCCTCGACGAACCGATATGGAACCGATTCGACGGCCGCGACACACGACACGATACGGATGCACTACACAGGCACGCTACGGGAGACGCACGCACAGGCACGCGAGGACATCGACCGCGAGTTCGGCGCCGTCATCGACGGCGAAACACGGTCTGCGGCGTCCGGCGAGACGTTCGAGCCGACCGACCCCGCGGTAAACGAACCGATCACGACGGTCGCCAGCTGCGACGAGGCCGACGTGAACGCCGCGGTCGAGGCCGCCGACGCGGCGGCCGCGGACTGGGGTGCTATGGACGCGACCGACCGCGGCGACCTGCTCCGCGAGTGGGTCGCCGCGATGCGTGACCACCTCGACGAGTTCGCCCTCCTCGGCGCCCTCGAGGTGGGGAAGCCGCTCGAGTTCGCCCGCGCGGACGTCGAGAACGGGCTCGATTTCTTCGAGTACTACGCCAGCGTCGCGGTCGCCGAGACGGGCGAGCACGTCCGGACCGGCGACGACTCCCACGCCTACGTCCGCCACGAGCCGTACGGCGTCACCGGACAGATCCTGCCGTGGAACTATCCGATCCTCCTGATGGGCTGGAAGGTCGGCGCCGCACTCGCGGCCGGCAACACGGCGGTCGTGAAGCCGCCCAGCCCGGCACCGCTCTCGGTCATCCTCGCCGGACAGCTTGCCGCCGAGACCCTCCCGGACGGCGTAGTGAACGTCGTCCCCGGGTCGGGATCCGCCGTCGGCGATCCGCTCATCGACCATCCGCGAGTCGGGAAGATTTCCTTCACCGGGTCGG
Proteins encoded:
- a CDS encoding Lrp/AsnC family transcriptional regulator codes for the protein MDLDEVDRKILAILQADGRAALSEIARRLDMGTATIHERTNALEEEGYIREYRAVLDPDLLGRNEVGFVRVNTIAGRSSEVAERLVEVTAIQEIHELTGDADLLLKVRVADRKELTELLRKIGQYDGVEDTSTDVALRSVKEEHTLRVNDHE
- a CDS encoding DUF5786 family protein, translated to MGFGSYDESEQENQDLDADFDDDGVRTAENDHQGRVEYEIGASSDELLDRLQDIKSQGE
- a CDS encoding NAD(P)/FAD-dependent oxidoreductase; its protein translation is MGAERDGTNASIGFDGDGAESEDGTESDEPRVVVIGGGIIGCMVARELADTHRVLVLERDGIAQGATARAAGEITMVPSYPDYPSIATHGLDFFRAYDGTGAFEFAEIPSVELVTPEREETVRARVERQRGNGVDVAFLEAADARDRWPGIDMDEFVGVARYGGTGHVDPYTLATTVQSEATEAGARFETDVTVNGLVVDGAAGTGDAAIVGVGTDDHGTIECDHVVAAAGWRTRDLLADHLQLPIRPYRTQCLVLRPPEDLPSSFPMGWIPGEHVYFRPEANGDLLVGGWSFAEDDPDGASRSADEAFRDHVAALVPRFVDSPGPMRLVDGWAGVDGATPDTRPIIDAPDDAPDGLIVASGFHGRGIMTSPVAATLIRCLLEGSEPPFPREPFLLDRFDDRSADFEFFSISAGN
- a CDS encoding aspartate aminotransferase family protein, whose translation is MSLGDNEHDHAKRLRERTSNSRSFHERASSVTPLGVESNVRSFDPYPFYVEETDGSYVTDMDGNEYLDFLLALGPIILGHGHPEVREAVKRQVDASDLTATPQPVAIEFMEKVTEMTPSIERVRMANSGTEATMHAMRVARSYTGKEKVAKPEGGYAGAHDYALQSVYASEEALGPAEEPNTVPYGTGIPDAVSEMMVAIPFNDKEATERILRKHADDMAAVIIEPVMFSCGCLKPRDGYHEFLRDLTEELGIVLIWDEVMTGFRLGPGSAQGRFGITPDMTTFAKAAGGGYQVAGFGGRADIMEEIIPPRKEEASKWNSSAFHGGTYNGHPVAAAAGLKTLEILDGRDVYEHIDRLGDRLFTGLQEVADDVGLPVNVQHIGSMGQVYMTDHEIASYRDTWHANEDRFADWWLEAAADGVLFGNPMQGERFFTTYSHTDEQIDDALEVAEDAFRAVDHEY
- a CDS encoding dimethylarginine dimethylaminohydrolase family protein yields the protein MSDVWDLEPSVRSEYGRLERVLVHEPGAEFNTVVDPDAWNWDGLPRQERAAKEHRALVEVLEDHGVEIHHLTEAFDHLAESLFVRDVGFAIGGGIVVGKMVEETRHGEERRLSERVIELGAPIYHSVHGDGGFEAGNMVWIDEETVAIGRSRTTNAAGIRQVRTVLETFGIDVIEVPIFGSTESTGQTHLALVFSMVAPDLALVYSEAVPPEFLDTLHDRGIDTIPVPMREQRNRATSTIVIEPGTIVISSGNHEVRRALEARGFEVIELTMQEIRKAGGGPKGLVLPLERTPIGE